One Helianthus annuus cultivar XRQ/B chromosome 7, HanXRQr2.0-SUNRISE, whole genome shotgun sequence genomic region harbors:
- the LOC110939665 gene encoding mitochondrial uncoupling protein 5 produces MGLKGFVEGGIASIVAGCSTHPLDLIKVRMQLQGENSPMRAAPAQLGASIPVSGPPRMGPIAVGMRIIQQDGAAGLFSGVSATMLRQTLYSTTRMGLYDMMKIKWTDPETGSMRLWKKIGAGLIAGGIGAAVGNPADVAMVRMQADGRLPAAQRRNYKSVVDAISQMAKNEGIGSLWRGSSLTVNRAMLVTASQLASYDQIKETILAKGVMKDGLGTHVTASFAAGFVASVVTNPIDVIKTRVMNMKVESGKARPYAGAADCALQTIKAEGPMALYKGFIPTISRQGPFTVVLFVTLEQVRKLLKDF; encoded by the coding sequence ATGGGACTGAAAGGATTTGTTGAAGGCGGGATAGCGTCCATAGTCGCCGGATGTTCAACGCACCCACTTGATCTCATCAAGGTCCGGATGCAGCTGCAGGGAGAAAACTCTCCCATGCGCGCTGCTCCGGCCCAGCTGGGTGCCAGCATCCCCGTTTCTGGCCCCCCACGCATGGGGCCCATTGCTGTGGGGATGCGGATCATCCAGCAGGACGGAGCAGCAGGTTTGTTTTCAGGTGTGTCTGCCACTATGTTGCGTCAGACACTTTATTCCACGACTCGTATGGGTCTATATGATATGATGAAGATTAAATGGACGGATCCGGAGACCGGAAGCATGCGGTTGTGGAAGAAAATCGGTGCTGGATTGATCGCTGGTGGGATCGGTGCCGCGGTTGGGAACCCGGCTGACGTGGCGATGGTTCGCATGCAGGCAGACGGGAGGCTCCCGGCTGCACAACGTAGGAACTATAAAAGCGTGGTTGACGCAATATCGCAAATGGCGAAAAACGAGGGGATTGGTAGCTTGTGGCGCGGTTCATCGCTTACAGTGAACCGCGCCATGTTAGTGACTGCTTCACAGTTGGCATCATATGATCAGATCAAGGAGACGATATTAGCAAAAGGTGTAATGAAAGATGGGTTAGGGACCCATGTGACCGCGAGTTTTGCTGCTGGGTTCGTGGCTTCAGTGGTCACGAACCCGATTGATGTTATTAAAACTCGGGTCATGAATATGAAGGTGGAGTCTGGAAAGGCTCGACCTTATGCAGGTGCGGCTGATTGCGCCCTGCAAACTATAAAAGCCGAAGGGCCGATGGCGCTTTACAAAGGGTTTATTCCTACGATATCGCGGCAGGGACCGTTTACTGTCGTGCTCTTTGTCACACTGGAACAGGTCCGGAAATTGCTAAAGGATTTCTGA